The following coding sequences are from one Leptospira stimsonii window:
- a CDS encoding FecR family protein — protein MRYLTEGKYVVSFLTGLIILFSILLYLHLYYGHKTGNNPEIGTIIFKNKKAQRKFDSEVVWEEIETSMKVRNRDTVRTDDGAEAVLVLNDGTEIKLDQKSMIFLDFSEKNLSINFAYGSVSANKDSGTALMIKSGSETVEVNKGDLKLSKSDDQALNLEVSKGNAKVISGNQESNVTNNQALEVKNGKTAIRALSIALNSPQERKFFQSDSNRLPVAFSWNKAESVKDYTLEISNHPSFSKNVTRTKASGISAIKSLEKGTFFWRITAINPTTQKSEYSETRSLTILGGLKPSLFTPSKSEEFRFTNSLPSVVIQWTPVDFTKSYLLEIAKDKGFADVILNQEVNGSLYRWDKTKEGAFFARVTPRPSVNELKANVSETVGFSIRKLEKPEPPSLKRPADQEEISLRKISKEGALFVWSASTESNDYTLEIANDSDFKNLVWNKKTNTTSLTSAPIANAGTYFWRIKAGAKDGESIVSASRQFRVAALENLDLLYPTNEQELGHPSNHKLTFRWQRPEPSGVYRLEVAKNSDFTNGLIRETFRASSGTINLPTPGEYFWRVSLLSSQGENLLTSKTQSFKTSDNAPFLSQSSPATEEVIDISNRDSIDFRWESEGNTDSVFLELFEVKSKGKRSIWKREIKSDSYSFKDFSLLEEGKFQWRISAQYKDKNGAIKFTIPVSRNFEIKLSKTIRPPEILTPKEIYVE, from the coding sequence ATGAGATACTTGACTGAAGGGAAATACGTAGTCAGCTTTCTTACGGGATTGATCATCCTCTTTAGTATATTACTGTACCTTCATCTTTATTACGGACACAAAACGGGGAACAATCCCGAAATCGGAACCATCATCTTTAAGAATAAAAAAGCGCAGAGAAAATTCGACTCCGAAGTCGTCTGGGAAGAAATCGAAACGTCGATGAAGGTCAGAAACCGAGACACGGTCCGCACCGACGACGGAGCGGAAGCGGTTCTCGTATTAAACGACGGCACCGAAATCAAACTCGATCAGAAGAGTATGATCTTTTTGGACTTCTCCGAAAAAAATCTCTCGATCAACTTCGCCTATGGATCCGTGTCTGCGAACAAGGACAGTGGAACAGCACTTATGATCAAAAGCGGCTCGGAAACGGTCGAAGTCAACAAAGGCGACTTGAAACTTTCCAAATCGGATGATCAGGCTTTGAATCTCGAAGTCTCCAAAGGAAACGCAAAAGTAATTTCTGGAAATCAAGAATCCAACGTAACGAACAATCAAGCTTTGGAAGTGAAGAACGGAAAGACCGCAATCCGCGCCTTGTCGATCGCACTCAACTCTCCTCAGGAAAGAAAATTTTTCCAATCGGATTCCAATCGATTACCGGTCGCCTTTAGTTGGAACAAAGCCGAATCCGTAAAAGATTATACATTAGAAATTTCGAATCATCCGAGCTTTTCCAAAAACGTAACTCGAACCAAGGCGAGCGGAATATCCGCAATCAAATCTTTGGAAAAAGGAACCTTCTTCTGGAGAATCACTGCGATCAATCCTACGACACAAAAATCGGAATACAGCGAAACCCGTTCTCTTACCATTTTGGGAGGACTCAAACCTTCCCTCTTCACTCCGTCCAAGTCCGAAGAATTTCGATTTACGAATTCTCTTCCGAGCGTGGTCATTCAATGGACGCCCGTGGACTTTACGAAAAGTTATCTCTTGGAAATCGCAAAGGACAAAGGTTTTGCGGACGTGATTCTCAACCAGGAAGTCAACGGTTCCTTGTATCGTTGGGATAAAACGAAAGAAGGCGCGTTCTTTGCCCGAGTGACTCCGAGGCCTTCCGTAAACGAGTTGAAAGCGAACGTCTCCGAAACCGTAGGATTCTCCATCAGAAAGTTGGAAAAGCCGGAACCACCTTCCTTAAAACGTCCTGCGGATCAGGAAGAAATTTCACTTCGAAAGATTTCAAAAGAAGGGGCCTTGTTCGTTTGGTCTGCTTCTACGGAGTCCAACGATTATACCCTCGAGATCGCAAACGATTCCGATTTTAAGAATCTGGTCTGGAACAAAAAAACGAATACGACCTCGTTGACTTCCGCACCGATCGCCAACGCCGGAACCTATTTCTGGAGAATCAAGGCAGGCGCCAAGGATGGAGAATCCATTGTCTCCGCATCCAGACAATTTCGAGTCGCGGCATTGGAGAATTTAGACCTCTTATATCCTACGAATGAGCAAGAGTTGGGCCATCCATCCAATCATAAATTGACGTTCCGTTGGCAAAGACCGGAGCCTTCGGGTGTTTATAGATTAGAAGTGGCAAAGAATTCCGATTTCACAAATGGTCTCATCCGCGAAACGTTTCGCGCCTCCTCGGGAACGATCAACCTTCCTACGCCCGGAGAATATTTTTGGAGGGTTTCTCTCCTGAGTAGTCAAGGGGAGAATTTGTTGACGAGCAAAACGCAATCCTTTAAAACTTCGGACAACGCTCCTTTCTTAAGTCAGAGCAGTCCGGCGACAGAAGAAGTCATCGATATCTCCAACCGAGACAGCATCGACTTCCGTTGGGAATCCGAAGGGAACACCGACTCCGTATTTTTGGAACTGTTCGAAGTAAAATCGAAGGGTAAGAGGTCGATTTGGAAACGAGAAATCAAATCGGATTCTTATTCGTTTAAGGATTTCTCCTTATTGGAAGAAGGTAAATTTCAATGGAGAATCTCCGCTCAGTATAAGGATAAGAATGGTGCGATCAAATTTACGATTCCCGTTTCCAGAAATTTTGAAATCAAATTGAGTAAAACGATCCGACCACCGGAAATTCTTACGCCGAAGGAAATCTATGTGGAATAA
- a CDS encoding LIC11435 family protein, whose protein sequence is MWNKIYKTIFLLLCILYSLSVFGEEDAQYLEWKSVPEANAYLVEIKDPSGRISREKTKSTKFEVNLAPGIYEHRIGVLNKFGRVSVFSEWSTFEVILSRAPVLDADSSVKMLREKLGPHLNIKGENFTEAMNVTLVLPNGETIKPEFEFINSKEIKLRIENLNLRDGSYTLSLENPRNKKTAKKGFLIIADSEQQLAEMVKQNDKETQVASTGLIQWGPALKSAVLPGWGQSSQEKKYKSWIFPVLMVGALAYSAQQYSEYNSSLAALDQSKNLNQALLFLDNPTFIPFATYNYLQVQSDYGNAVSHYNSFNVSLGIVALLYLLNVSDAAFVGPSSSKTGYHESDKWIVPFFKTGTADARNGTKSPNDFFPTSFELGMKIFF, encoded by the coding sequence ATGTGGAATAAAATATACAAAACGATCTTTCTCCTTCTTTGTATTCTTTATTCCCTTTCCGTCTTTGGAGAAGAGGACGCCCAGTATTTGGAATGGAAATCCGTTCCCGAGGCAAACGCCTATTTGGTGGAAATCAAAGATCCATCCGGAAGAATCAGCCGAGAAAAAACGAAGTCTACCAAATTCGAAGTCAATCTTGCGCCGGGAATCTACGAACACAGGATCGGGGTTCTCAATAAGTTTGGTCGAGTTTCCGTATTTTCCGAGTGGAGCACCTTCGAAGTGATCCTTTCCCGAGCGCCGGTTTTGGATGCGGATTCTTCCGTCAAAATGCTCCGGGAAAAGTTAGGACCTCATCTCAATATCAAAGGGGAGAATTTTACGGAAGCGATGAACGTTACGCTCGTTCTTCCCAACGGAGAAACGATCAAACCGGAATTCGAATTCATCAACTCCAAAGAAATCAAACTTCGGATCGAAAACCTAAATCTTCGGGACGGCAGTTATACTCTTTCCCTGGAAAATCCAAGAAATAAAAAAACAGCGAAGAAGGGCTTTCTCATCATCGCCGACTCGGAACAACAGCTCGCGGAAATGGTAAAACAAAACGACAAAGAGACGCAGGTCGCTTCGACCGGTTTGATCCAGTGGGGTCCGGCTCTGAAGTCGGCGGTTCTTCCGGGATGGGGACAGTCTTCGCAGGAAAAGAAATACAAAAGTTGGATCTTTCCGGTCTTGATGGTCGGCGCCCTCGCGTATTCGGCACAACAATATTCCGAATACAATTCCAGCTTGGCGGCCTTGGATCAAAGTAAGAATTTGAATCAGGCCCTCTTATTTTTGGACAATCCGACGTTTATTCCCTTTGCAACCTACAATTACTTACAAGTTCAGTCCGATTACGGGAACGCAGTTTCCCATTACAATTCTTTCAACGTTTCCTTGGGAATCGTCGCGCTTCTTTATCTTCTAAATGTGTCAGATGCGGCATTTGTGGGTCCTTCTTCTTCAAAAACTGGGTATCACGAATCGGATAAATGGATTGTTCCCTTTTTCAAAACCGGAACTGCGGACGCACGAAATGGGACAAAATCCCCCAATGATTTTTTTCCTACATCTTTTGAATTAGGGATGAAAATATTCTTCTGA